The genomic interval AGTATCGATCGGCGACCAGCACGTTGCCGCGATTGAGACCGCTCAACATGCTGCGGAGCAAGTTTATCTCGCCAGTGCCTTTCCCCTTGTACTGCGCGAACGCCATGTCGATCACTGCGCCGGTGGCGAGCGAGATCAGGGCAACGGCACGCATGATCGGGAACCCTAACCCCTGCGGCGAACGATTGCTCTGCGGCCATGCCAATTGATTCTCGGGCGTGTCCGGCATCGTGAAGCCAGTACCGTCCGCTAGAAACACTTGTCGGCCGCGCCAGTTCCAAGAACCGTCGGCGTTGTCGTGAACCTTGCGGCCGATCTCTTTGCCCATGCGCTGCATAACAGTCGCTGGGAATCGCGAGCGTGCTTCGCTATAGCTTGACGACGTTGCCGCGCAGGCCGGCAGCCCGGTCGCAACGCGGTGAGCGAGAATTCGGGACACTGCTTCGTTCAGCGACTTGTCTTGCGACAAGCACTGGCTGAGCCAACCCCACAGCGTCACCAAGGGGCAGAAAACGCGATTACGATAGGCGTGTCCTTCACCCTCCAACACGCTCAACACGTACTCGCGGCTAAGCAATCTGCCGAACGGCAAGCCGTTGTCATTTGCAAATCGATCACGAACTGCTTGGAAATCCCTACGCGCCATCCCAAATCCCTTTTGACTAGGGCGGATAAGCGTGCAAGAATGAAGTACCGCAGCATTCTGGCGCTCAACCGCCGGATTGTTGTTCGCCCCGTGTCGGCCCTGCAAGGCTGACCCGGGGTTTTTTGTTGGGCTCATGGCTCCCAACTGCTGCGTACATTCTATAGAAATCGATCCTTTGTGTCCACACACAAAGTGAAGTATTGAATTCTTTTTGGGTGCCCATATACTGTGGTCATGAAAACACCTAAACCCAAGATCGGTCGCCCGGCCACTGGGCAAACTCCCAAGCGTTATTTCCGCATGGATGACGAAGGCTGGGCAGCCGTCGAATCGGCCGCGCGCAATGCCGGAGTCACCACGTCGGAATGGGCAAGGGAATGCTTGCTCAGAGCTGCTAGGCGTAGCGCCAAAGCATGAGCGGAGAACGTAGGAATCGAACCTAGCCGGCCGAAGCCGGTCCCT from Pirellulales bacterium carries:
- a CDS encoding IS4 family transposase; this translates as MPSGRATDLGFRCFHDHSIWAPKKNSILHFVCGHKGSISIECTQQLGAMSPTKNPGSALQGRHGANNNPAVERQNAAVLHSCTLIRPSQKGFGMARRDFQAVRDRFANDNGLPFGRLLSREYVLSVLEGEGHAYRNRVFCPLVTLWGWLSQCLSQDKSLNEAVSRILAHRVATGLPACAATSSSYSEARSRFPATVMQRMGKEIGRKVHDNADGSWNWRGRQVFLADGTGFTMPDTPENQLAWPQSNRSPQGLGFPIMRAVALISLATGAVIDMAFAQYKGKGTGEINLLRSMLSGLNRGNVLVADRYYPSFATVAMLQDVGVDLVSISHHTRQVDFAAGHVLGPKDHIVDWHRPQGRSYIDPTVHAALPPTVKVREFALAIEDRDGGKEEVIVVTTIADPTIPQKELADLYWARWNCELDIRSIKHSLHMDVLRCKTPDMVRKEIWCHLLAYNLIRGTMVESAKRNDVLPRQLSIKGTMQAVESFTPAMMAIDGSETLYNALLATVSAHRVGNRPGRQEPRFKKRRPCWTDYMTIPRSKSKRRLAAK